The Candidatus Nomurabacteria bacterium genomic sequence TGAAGACATTGCGCTTATGCGCGTTCTGCCAAATATGGTTGTCGTTGCTCCTGGAGATGGCATAGAAGCAGAGAAGGCCACGAAGGCCATAGCTGAAAATGGCAAGCCTAGCTATCTGCGCCTAGCTCGCGAAAAAACGCCGATCTTTAGTACCGAGCATTCACCTTTTGAAATAGGCAAGGCCTACGTACTGCGAGAAGGCTATGACGTTAGTCTGCTGGGTACCGGCACGATGACCTACCAGATGCTTGCAGCGGCCGTGGAGCTTGAAAAGCATGGCATCAGTGCCGAAGTGGTACATGTGCCGACGATCAAGCCACTTGACGACCATACGATTTTGGCGAGTGCCAAAAAAACCGGTCGTGTTGTGACGGCGGAGGAAGCGCAAATTAGCGGTGGGTTTGGTGCTGCAGTGGCGGAACTATTGTCTGAACATCTGCCAACTCCACTGAAGCGTATTGGTATGATGGACCGGTTTGGCGAGTCTGGCACACCGGATGAATTGCTAACGCACTTCGGTTTGACAGGTGATAAAATTGCGCACACCGTGAAAGAGTTTGTAAGTGAAAAACCACAATATCATAGGGAATTTTAGGGAGGGGCTATTGCGATGAGTTTAACAATTCCATATATCAGGGCTAATACCATGAGGGCAAGGCACCTGTACCAGCGCACGCGAAGTCAGCATTTTGCCGTTGGTGCGTTTAATATCGATAACCAGGAAACTTTGATAGCTGTAGCACGTGCGGCACAGAAGCTGAAATCTCCAGTGCTTGTTGAAGTTAGTCATGGTGAAGTAAAAGCCATTGGTCTAGAAAACATTCGCGATATGGTCGATAACTACAAAGAAGAATTTGGCGTAGAAATGTATATTAATCTTGACCACAGTCCATCTGTTGACGATTGTAAGCGCGCTATCGATGCTGGTTTTGAGTTTATTCATATCGACATAAGCCAAGAAAACCATGACGCTAGCTTGCAAGACATCATTGCCAAGACAAAAGAGGTGGTGGATTATGCCAAATTTACCGGAGCGTTGGTAGAGAGCGAGCCGCACTACTTCGGCGGTTCGTCAAATGTCCACACAGAGAAGATTGACTACGAAGCAATTAAAAAGACGTTTAGCACACCCGAGGGTGCCAAGTATTTTATCGACATGACAGGTATTGATACATTTGCCGCTGCAGTTGGCAATTTACATGGTAAGTACCCAGTGCCTAAAGAACTCGATCTTGAGCTATTGCAGCAGATCCGCGACAGTATTGACTGTCAAATCAGTTTGCACGGAGGTTCTGGTACTCCTTTGCATTTCTTTGAAGATGCCGCTAAGATCGGCGTGAGCAAGATCAATATAAATAGTGATATGCGCTATGTTTTCCGAAAAACTTTGGAAAAGGTGTTAAAAGAGAACCCCGACGAATATGCCATTGTTAAATTAATGCCGGAAGTCTACGGTGCTGTCCAAGAAGTTGTCGAAGAAAAGATTCATGCGTTTGGCAGTGTTGGCAAGGCAGTCGTCTAGTCGACATGCCCTATAAAGGTTATGGTATACTAATAACAATATGAGTGGAACAAACATAAAAATCATCGCAGTTGGTGCAGCAGTCCAGGACGTATTTTTAAGCGATAGTGATGAATTCGAACCTGTGAGCGACAAGTCGGCACACGAACAATTTATGAGATTAGAGCTTGGTGCAAAGGCTGATGTGAATCACATTACTTTTAGTACCGGCGGTGGCGCGACTAACGCAGCTGTAACGTTTGCACGGCAGGGGCTACATGCCGTGTTTATGGGTACGGTTGGTCGAGATCCGGCAGGTCACGCCGTACTGCAGGCGCTTGACGACGAGGGCGTTAATACATCCCATGTAAGTTATAGCGAGAAGTTCAGCACTGGCTACTCGGTGCTGCTGTTAGCTCCCACTGGTGAGCGAACAATTTTGACTTATCGCGGAGCATCGACGCACTATCATGAAAAGGATTTTAACATCCACGGTATTGATGCCGATTGGATGTATGTGTCGTCAATGTCGGGTAATTTTGATGTGCTTCATAAATTATTCAAACAGGCTCGACAGATGGGTATCAAGGTGATGTTCAACCCTGGCAAGGGTGAACTGAATCATCCGAACAAGCTGCGTGCCCTACTGGAAGACGTCGAAGTTTTGTCTGTAAACAAAGATGAGATGGAGCTGCTTGTCGAAGGGCAGAGTATGGAAGAGCTTGTTGTCCACGGTTTGAACTATGTGCCGGTTGTCATAGTAAGCGACGGGCCAAACGGTGTTTGCTCCTCTGACGGCAAGACTATCGTAAAGGCGGGCATGTATCAGGATGTAAAAGTGATTGACCGTACAGGTGCTGGAGACTCATTTGGATCAGGCTTTCTTAGCCAATGGGCCCAGGGCAAGTCGCTTGTCGACAGTATTATCTTCGCTAGTGCCAACTCCACTTCAGTGGTGCAATATATCGGCGCTAAAACGGGAATTTTACATAAGAACGTGAAGTTGCACCATATGCCGCTCCACGAGCAAGTACTTAAAGCCAAAACATAAGCATGATATAATTTTTTATAGTATGACTCACACGTTGAAACAACTTTTGGGCAATGATCATCCTCTGTTTGTGGCAAATTTAGTGGCGCTTGAAAAAGCCGTCGGTAATGACGGCGTCGATGCGAAATTACTTGGTGACATCATTGAGCGTGGGCATGAGGTATTGCGTAGCGTAGGCCTTGATCCTGCAGATACGACAGGAGTCGAAGCATATAGGGCTCTCAGTAATATAGCCGGTAATGAAGCGTCTCGCGGGAAGCTTCGTGATACTGATTTTGTTTTGTTGCTGTTTGGTGACGATCTCGTTTCCTTTAATCTTCATGACATCATAGAAAATTCGCACCATCAGCTTAAATTCGAAAATCGCGTACTGGGCCATGCGCAACGTCATCTGAGGGCTGAAATTGTCCGACGTTACGCCGAGCATGACCGTTCGAATAATGAGTTAGTGCATGAATTAGCGCATGAAATCGGACTTAAGCCAGAGTCGGACGAAGGGCACCATGATATACATAAGGAGGTTTCAAAGGATATGAGTCAGCAGGTACCAAGAGTATTAGCGGTCGGTGATATTTTCACGGATGCGTTTATTAAATTGAACGAAGAAGTTGCACGAGTCGACACTGATCCTGATGGCAGCAAACGCATCAGCTTGCCGCTCGGAAATAAGCCGCCGTATGATGGTGTGGACATAGTCAGGGCTGTCGGACCTTCACCAAATGCTGCCGTATCGATGGCAAGGCTTGGGCTAGAGCCATCACTACTGGCTTTTATGGGTGATGATCAAGTCGCTATTGACGCGCGAGAGTATCTGAAAAGTGAGGGCGTTTCGGACGAGCTACTTTCATTACAGGAAGGTCAGAAGTCTAGTTATTATTATGTACTCCGTTATGGTGCGGAGCGAACGATTTTGGTTAAAAATGAAGACTATGATTACGTATGGAAGGAACCGACTGAGGAGCCTGCGTGGATTTATTTGTCACTGCTGAGTGATAAGTCGTGGAAGCTGCATGAAGACATGCTCAAATACCTACACGACCATCCGAATGTCAAATTTGCCTTTCAGCCAGGAACATTCCATTTTAAATGGGGGGTCGAAAAATTAAAGGACTTTTATAGCCGTAGTCACATCGTAGTGTTGAACCGCGAAGAAGCTATGGATATTACCGGTAAGCCTCATGATCCCATCGGAGAATTGACAAAGGCCGTGCACGACCTCGGGCCGCAAATTGTCGTGATTACAGACGGTCCGAACGGTTCGTTTGCATCGTACGACTGGAAGCTCGTTACCATTCCTAATTATCCCGATCCGGGCCCTCCAGTTGATCGTACCGGTGCGGGCGACGCATTTGCGTCTACGATTGTTGCAGCGCTTGCGTTAGGCGAATCAATGGATACGGCTCTCACGTGGGCGCCTATAAATAGCATGAGTGTCGTACAGCAGATTGGAGCGCAGACTGGACTGCTTTCGCGCGAAAAGATTATGGAATATTTGAAAAACGCCCCTGAAGACTATAGGGTAACGGAGATCAAAGAGTGAGATACCAAATCTGCGTCTCTGGTGCGGCGAGCGGCGAAACTGTCACCGCCTCGCATCAGTTGGCGTACGATTTAGGCAAGGCGATTGCTGATGCCGGTAAGACGTTACTGACCGGCGCTACTGTCGGTTTACCCCACTATGCAGCGCAAGGTTTTGTGAGCGTCAAGGGCTCAAAGGGCATATCAATTGGCTTTAGTCCCGCTAGTTCGTTTCGTGAGCACGTAGCAACGTATAAATTGCCAACAAAAGAGTTTGATTATATCAACTTTACTAGTATGGAATACGTTGGGCGAGACGTGCATTTGGTGCGGAGTAGCGATGCTGTCATTACCGTTGGTGGCCGCATGGGTAGTTTGCACGAACTAGCGACAGCGCTTGAAAGCCGCAAGGTTTGTGGCGTATTACTCGGTAGTGGAGGCCTGGCCGACTATGTGCCAACACTGCTTGAGAACGTCGAAGCTCCAGGTGCGAAAGACGTTATTTACGATACTGATCCTGCTCGATTGCTGAGTAAAGTCATCAAGGCGTTAGACGTAAAATATGCAGATTTCAAAGATGATGGCAAAGACAGTCAGCTTGCCAATCGCTATAGTAAAAACGGTTAGTCGTTATCTTGGTCTTCGTCACCACGTTTGATGATATGCCCACCAGAATCATCGTCTGAATTCTCATTTAGCATATCAAAAAGAGTAGGTTGGTCATCGTCCTCAGGAGTTCCGTAGAGGATATTTTCTTCACCGAAAGGTGATATTCGATTGTTCATGGCTGTCATAAAATCAGGCTGTTCAATGCCTAACTCATTTATAACTTCACATGTGACACGGGCACTTCGAGGTAAGTCTGACTCTTGCGTGGCTTTCTCGTGAGGCATCACATCGGCACTTTCAAGGCTGATTTTGCCTAGGGTATGTAGTTTGCCGGTTATTTTTAGCAGGTATTCGATATCAGTCAAAAAGCATCTAATCGCCTCATCATTGTCTGACAGTGGTCGTTCGAAATGATTCATTTTTATATAATAACATTTTTAGCTTTAAAAAGCAACTTCAAGTGAGATAGATGAAATGTACTGTGCTATTGAAAATATGCTGAATGAAGTGATATACTCCATATAAGCATAACCAATAAATAAAGGAACATACTTCCATGCAAAAACAGACAGGAAGCGTACATGCAGTTATTATCATACTTTTAACACTTGGACTCATCGGCTCGGTTGGATTTATATTTTGGCAGAATTTTATTGTAAATGGTCCTACTCGAGGAGCCGTACAGTCAAATAAGTCAACAAAGAGCGATGTGGTAAAAGCTGAAATCGTTGAGGTTAAGAAAAAAACTTATTGTGCTACATTCGAAAAAGTCTGTTTTGAATATCCTGAAAAGTGGACTATCAAACAGGTGGATGAACTAAGTGGAGATTCGAAAGATGCATTTACTATCGCTGATCCAGAAAACACGGTTGTTCTTGCATTTCAGTCGGGCATTGGCGCTAATGACGGCTCGTGTTGCGGACCTATGCCCGAAGGTCCAGTGACTATTATTAGCTCTCAGAAGGTACCGCACTTCGGAGAAGTAGCGTCAAGTCAATATGATAAAGATCGGTCAAACGGCGTCTATGTTAGCGAAGTTGTGACAACTAGCGTCAAGGGTGTATTTCCCGATCCGAGCGAGCCTATCGTCAACAGTGTTATCAAAGGCTATATTCCTCAGCTTGTTCTTCATAATTCCCTTACGCTAGCAAAAAAGCAAACAGTAACACGGATAAACGGTAATATAACAGGCGACAGCTACATAAACGGACAGCAGAATGGAACTATTTTTTTATTTGGTACGGTTACGTTTAGTATAAAGTCAACGCCAAAGATTTTCTCGTCACTGAATGAGGCAAAAGCGCAGTTGAAGGGCACTAGTTTCCAGCAGGCAAAGGCAATTTTGCTCTCTGCTCATTATGAGTAAATAAAGATGACTAGTCTATAATGATATAGATGAGTCAAAAATTCCGACTTGAGACGAACTACCAGCCGACAGGTGATCAGCCGACGGCTATTGCTCAATTGGTCAAAGGTTTGGAAAATGGCGAGCATGAACAAACGCTCCTAGGCGTGACTGGTAGTGGTAAAACTTTTACCATGGCAAATATTATTCAGAATCGTCAGACACCAACTTTGGTGCTGGCGCACAACAAAACCCTTGCTGCTCAGTTGTATAGTGAATTCAAGGCGTTTTTTCCAGATAACGAAGTTCATTACTTTGTCAGCTATTTTGACTACTACCAGCCCGAGGCATACATAAGTTCCAGTGATACTTATATTGAAAAAGACAGCAAGATAAATGATGAGATTGATCGCTTGCGCCATGCAGCGACAACTGCGCTATTAACACGACGTGACACCATAATCGTGGCGAGTGTTAGTTGTATATACGGCATAGGTAACCCTGATGATTATGCGGACATGTCAATCCACCTCACGACAGGGGAGCGGAGATTGCAGGACAAATTCGTACGCCAGTTGACCGATATTCAGTATCAGCGTAACGATATAGATTTTCATCGTGGCACATTTCGTGTAAAGGGCGATGTGGTTGACGTATTTCCGGCAGGAAGCGATGTAGCCTACAGAATTGAATTTTTCGGAGATCAAATAGACCGTATAACGCGCATTGATCCACTTACGGGTGAGATATTGGGTGAGCCAAACGAGTTACAGATATTTCCATCAAGCCACTATGTTACGCCAAAGGAAAAGCTGGCGTTTGCCATCGAAAAGATAAAAGACGAGTTTGATAGTCGACTGAAATGGTTTACGGATCATGACAAACATTTGGAAGCGCAACGGCTTGCCCAGAGAACAAAGTATGACATTGAGATGCTGGAGCAAACCGGATTTGTGAAGGGTATTGAAAACTACAGCCGGTACTTAACGAATCGCGAGCCTGGCGAGCAGCCGGCAACATTGCTTGATTACTTTCCAGACGACTGGCTGCTATTGGTAGACGAAAGTCACCAATCACTACCCCAGGTAAGGGGTATGTATAACGGCGACCGAGCGCGCAAAGAGGTGCTGGTAGATTATGGCTTCCGTTTACCGTCGGCTCTCGACAACAGGCCGCTTCGGTTTGATGAGTTCGAGAGACATGTTAATCAGGCGATTTATGTATCTGCCACACCAGGGGATTATGAGCTAGCGCATAGCCCCGCACCAGCGCAGCAGATTATTCGCCCGACTGGTCTGCTTGATCCGCAGATCGTCATTAAGCCGACTAAGGGACAAATTGATGATTTGATTGCTGAAATTCGAGATAGAACAGCAAAGGGTCAGCGCGTACTCGTAACGACGCTCACGAAACGTATGGCCGAAGACCTGAGCCAATATTTGCAAGACTTAGATATTAAAACAGCGTATATACATAGTGATGTAGATACGATGGAACGAGGTGATATATTAAACGATCTTCGTAGTGGTGTATATGATGTATTGGTCGGCATTAACTTGCTCCGTGAAGGGCTCGATTTACCGGAAGTGAGTATGGTAGCAATTATGGATGCTGATAAAGAAGGTTTTTTGCGTAGCGAAAGTGCACTTATACAGACGATTGGTCGTGCAGCTCGTCATATTGACGGCACAGTTTTTCTGTATGCCGATAAAATAACGCGTTCTATGCAGGCGGCAATCGACGAAACTAATCGTCGTCGTTCCATTCAGGAAAAGTACAACGTCGACCACAACATCACTCCGGTTTCGATTGAAAAGGAGATTAGTGAAGGTTTGAGGGCTATTATTCCGAAAAAAGCCGATGACAAGCCAAAACTTGATCTCAAAAAGATACCAAAAGATGAGTACGCAAGCCTTATTAAAGACTTGTCAGGTCAGATGGATCTTGCGAGTGCTAATCTGGAATTCGAAAAAGCGGCAGAGCTTCGCGATTTGATCTCGGAAATTCGTTCAAAAATGTAATCGAGCTACACTTGTCATGCCTGTTATGCTACACTAAAGCATAAGCATGGATGATTCGTCGACAAACCCATACATACCGAAGGAGTCTGACGCTATACGACAAAAAGTATACGAGCGGCAGTCGCCACTTGGTCGTGTAGTCAAATGGGCCCTCATTATAACGGCCATAGTTGCCGTGTTGGTAGGGGGTGGGTTATTTTTTGTACTTCCGAAAACGACGGCAGTTGATCAGCCGGCTCGACAGAAATTAGCCGATATCCTTCAGCCGCCGGATCAAACATTGAAACGAGTTAACGTAACCTCAATGCTTGGCTTTACTCTTAACTATGACAATCGCATTTACGACAGTTATGCCGAAGTTGGAGATAGCTCGGCAGGTACAGATAACAGCGATGCGAAAGCGAACGGCCAGACGTACGAAAATAACGACTTGCGCGTGCAGCGAGCCTATAACTATGTACGTATACGCCCTACCGAGAGTGTTAGTAGCGTACGCACACTAAAGCCTATTCCGCCACAACTTGAACTGTTCGCAACAGTAACCGCAAAGGACCTAGCTAAAGAAGCTGCGATACCGGAAAATAAAAACTTGTCGCAACTTAGTCTATTTGTAAAAATCGACGAAGATAAGCGACAGGCCCAGAAAGTGCTTGACGACAATACCGTCGTAACAATTGATGTATCAAAGCCGATTACGACTACCGTCGGCAGCGTTGATTATCAGATGGTCCGTTACACAACCACCAACGACAATCATAGAGTGTCCGACGTTCGATACGACGACTGCTACTACACGATTCAATACAGTCAGCCATATTCCATATGTGTAACTGGCGTTCGTCCCACGAGTGTTAGCGCGGCCAGTTTAGTTGAGCAAGTATTTAATTCCATTATGTTCGACCAGCCACAGACAACTCTAGGCGGCTCGTCGACGACAACTACAACCCCTGCTGACAAAACATCGAACACTAAAACCAAAAAAGTATCATTTGCATACCCGCTCGCCCGATTGGCACAGGCGACAATAGATTCTGGCACCGATGCGACAAACTCTAATGATGGAAATACAAGCGAGTCGCCACTACTTTCAATAACGCCGCCATATTATAGTAATGCCGGCAGCTTGAAGGCGATTGCGAAATCACAACCAAGCGTAGTAAGGATTGGTACGTTGTATTGTGCGAATGTATCGCTTAAATACCAGAGCGGCGACACCGCTGCTACTCTAACGGATGCTTGTACGGGAAGTGTGTCGAGCGGCGTGTTCGTGTCGAAGGATGGATACATTGCAACAACTGGTCATGCTATACGTTCACAGAAAAAGGCGCTGATCGATGGCTACATAAATTTTGCTCCTGATCAATCAACTATGCTCGATCGTTTGCAGCGTATACTTGATTATCTTGTGAAGGCCCAAATAATCTTGCAGTCTGATGCGGACTATTTAGAGACCGGTGCTTCAATCGGTGACCAGGAGGCGCTTTCAAAAATTGAGAATATCGCATCTGTCATACCAAACGATTTTATTGTACCGATTGACGAGCAGTATACGTACGCTGTTCAACCAGCCGACCAGCCGATAGTCATTAATCATAGCGATACCAACAAGCCGTCATTCGCATATTCGGATACCGTACTGAGCGCTAAATATGTAGCTTCTGACTACGATGCTAGCAAATCTATTCAAGAAGTGTTCGGGAGTAAAACACCTCAAGTAGATGTTGGCTTACTGAAAGTTAGCGGCAGCTTCCCTGATGTACCGGTCGCCTCGAAGCAAACAGTTAAAACAAACGATGCTTTGAGTACGATTGGATATCCGGCCTACACTGACAGCTCATTGGAAATTGATAAGATTCGAAACATTCCCGTTGTTACTAGTAGTAAGGTTGAGCAAGTATATCAGCAGAATAACGGGGGCCAACCATTGATTCAGACAGATACTCCTGTATTACCAGGTAACGACGGCGCGCCGGTATTTAATACGGATGGCCAGCTCGTTGGTTTTGCGGTTTACGGTTTGTCGTATTGTCCAGATGGATCATGTTTTGCAAACGGTACTGTTCGCACGGCGTCAGAGTTGCTGAAGCTTCTGGATGACAATAATATTAGCCTGCAAACTGGAAGCCCGATATCACAAGATTGGTTTGGCGCAGTTGACCGGTACTTCAATGCGAACTACACAGCAAGTGCAGGGTTGTTCCAGTCTGCTGGTAGTATGTACTCTTTTAATCGCTGGGCTAGCCCGCTTCAAAAGCAGGCTGCAGCAGGGGAAGGTACGAAGCTCGATACATCACTAATGAATGAGCTTGCGATAGTAATGATATGGACGTTGGGAGTGGCGATTACACTCACGATTGCTTCAGCCGTTGCACTATTTGTACATAAACGTCGCATTGGTAACCTGCAGGTGGGTCACTATGGTGTAGCAACAGACGATATGTCCGTCGCTTCACCTGTAGCGCCCGTGCAGACAGCGCCTTCTATGCCACTACCACCTGTTCAGCCTTCTCAGCCGTTTGGCCCGCCGGTACCGCCCCAAATGCCTGTGCAACCGACGCCTCCGCCACAGTCATCGTCGCCGGAATTTCAAATACACGACAACTCGGCCGGAACATATGGTGACACACACACCCAAGAGGTTGAATCTGACACATCAATACAGGTTAATCCGCAGCTACCAGAAGATCCAAAAAACGATACAGTCGAAGACCCCTTCTATAAGTAGTGGTAAAAAATTGTTCGAATGTTAATTCGATGAGCCTATATTCTAAGTAGTACGTGACAATCGTTTACTAGGCGAGTGTTTATGGCGACGGGGTGTAGAAAACACCCAAAATTTAAGACCTACGAATGTCCACAGGATTGAGATGCCTGCAGATATAAATTGGCCGACGTAGACGGATATGCCAAAGAGATCATGAAGTTGCAGGGTGATGTTGAACGTAAGCAACGCGGTAAAGCTCATAAATACGATAAATCGAAACACTTCAGTGGACGTTCGGCGTTTTTTACGTACTGAACTAAAAACCCAGCGGTCGTCAACGACAAAGAATAGTGTGTAAGACGCAACGGTGGCCACGAGGAGTGCTTGGTAATAGTTGGCCATGAAAAGCTTGTCTAAGGCTGCGAAAATGAGGTATGTTCCCCAGAATGGGATATTGCCGGCAATCTGAAGTTTTATAAATTCCCATCCGAGTTGCAGAAGTGCCTTTTGTTTTTTACTTCTGCTTTTTATTTTAAACATTAGTCACAGTATAGCAGAGCGCTTAATTCTGGAGTAGAATAGTCTTCATGAGTTTAATGATTGAAGTAAAAGATTTACAAAAGCGATATGGCGACAAGCAAGCCGTTGACGGCATTACTTTTGATGTAAAAAAAGGTGAGGTCTTCGGTATCTTAGGTCCGAATGGCGCAGGCAAAACGACGACACTTGAAATGATGGAGACGTTGCTGCCAATTGATGGTGGTTCAGTAAAAATCGACGGTATCGATGTGGCGAAAGATCCTCAACAAATTAAGTACATCATAGGAGTTCAGCCGCAATCACCTGGATTTCAAGATAAAACCAAACTCAAAGAAGTTATCGAGATGTTTGCAGCTGCTTACGGCGAAAAGGTTGACCCGATTGCGTTTCTAAAAGACGTCGATCTGGAAGATAAAGCAGATAGTTATGTAGAGGAGCTTTCCGGTGGACAGAAGCAGCGTCTTAGCATCACGACGGCGCTGGTGCATGGACCAAAGGTGTTCTTTTTGGATGAACCAACGACAGGGCTTGATCCGCAAGCTCGGCGTCATCTTTGGGACTTGATAGAAAAGGTTCGCGACAAGGGTATTAGCGTCGTCTTAACAACGCACTATATGGATGAAGCGGAAGTATTGTGTGACCGAATCGCTGTCATGGATAATGGCAAAATAGTTGCAATTGATACGCCAATAAATCTAATCAAAGATTTGTTGAAACGTGGTTTTAAGAAAAAGCAAGAAGTTGAGCAGGCTAACCTAGAAGACGTATTTATTGACCTGACTGGAAAGGGGTTGCGCGATGAGTAATTTGAGTAAATCACTATTTACAGTCAAAACGTTTGTTCGAATTAACACTAAGCGATATTTCCGCGATCGACTGGCTATTTTTTTCACGGTTATATTTCCTCTGATTTTTCTTTTTGTGTTTGGTAGTCTCAATTCTGGTGGTAGCGACGTATCATTTCGCATTGCACTCATTAACCAATCAGACAGTACTTTTGCGCGTAACTTCGTCAAGCAGGCTAAGGAAAGTAAAATATTTAAGATTGATAAAAACACGACTACGCTGAGTGGCGCAAAGGAACTGATGACAAAGTCGCAGTTGGACGCAGCTATAGTTTTGCCGAGTGATTTCGGAACGGTCAAGACGGGTCAAAAGATACCAAGTGGACAGGCGCAAGTAATCTACACGCAAAATAATACGCAGTCTGGGGTCGCACTGAGCTCAGTTCTAGAAAGCCAATTCAAGGTTATAAATTCTAAACTCGTGTCCGTACAGGCGCCGTTTACTGTAAAGACTGAACAGCTAAGCCAAAAAAGTCTGTCTGCGTTCGACTATACATTCGCAGGCCTTCTAGGGTTTTCGATTATAGGTATGGGTATTTTTGGACCGATGAATGTTTTTCCGGAACTTAAAAAGATGGGTATCTTAAGACGGCTCAGTACGACTCCTCTTCGGGTGTGGCAATATTTTATGTCGACAATGATTGGTCAGCTTATAGTCGGTTCATTTGCGCTCTCTGCTATGTTTATTGTTGCCATCTTGGTGTTTCATCTTAAGATCGTCGGTAATCCACTCGAACTTGTCATATTTTTGATGCTTGGTGTCATTACGATACTCGGTATTGGCCTGGCTTTGGGCGGCTGGGCTAA encodes the following:
- a CDS encoding transketolase family protein, translating into MSHYQLSDKLFTDDQGSEPIRAGFGRGLKAAGEANENIVALCADLTDSTQMSKFKEAFPERFVEIGVAEQNLVTVASGMARVGKIPFTSSYAAFSPGRNWEQIRTTACLNDQPVKVVGSHAGVSVGPDGATHQMLEDIALMRVLPNMVVVAPGDGIEAEKATKAIAENGKPSYLRLAREKTPIFSTEHSPFEIGKAYVLREGYDVSLLGTGTMTYQMLAAAVELEKHGISAEVVHVPTIKPLDDHTILASAKKTGRVVTAEEAQISGGFGAAVAELLSEHLPTPLKRIGMMDRFGESGTPDELLTHFGLTGDKIAHTVKEFVSEKPQYHREF
- a CDS encoding class II fructose-bisphosphate aldolase codes for the protein MSLTIPYIRANTMRARHLYQRTRSQHFAVGAFNIDNQETLIAVARAAQKLKSPVLVEVSHGEVKAIGLENIRDMVDNYKEEFGVEMYINLDHSPSVDDCKRAIDAGFEFIHIDISQENHDASLQDIIAKTKEVVDYAKFTGALVESEPHYFGGSSNVHTEKIDYEAIKKTFSTPEGAKYFIDMTGIDTFAAAVGNLHGKYPVPKELDLELLQQIRDSIDCQISLHGGSGTPLHFFEDAAKIGVSKININSDMRYVFRKTLEKVLKENPDEYAIVKLMPEVYGAVQEVVEEKIHAFGSVGKAVV
- a CDS encoding carbohydrate kinase family protein; the protein is MSGTNIKIIAVGAAVQDVFLSDSDEFEPVSDKSAHEQFMRLELGAKADVNHITFSTGGGATNAAVTFARQGLHAVFMGTVGRDPAGHAVLQALDDEGVNTSHVSYSEKFSTGYSVLLLAPTGERTILTYRGASTHYHEKDFNIHGIDADWMYVSSMSGNFDVLHKLFKQARQMGIKVMFNPGKGELNHPNKLRALLEDVEVLSVNKDEMELLVEGQSMEELVVHGLNYVPVVIVSDGPNGVCSSDGKTIVKAGMYQDVKVIDRTGAGDSFGSGFLSQWAQGKSLVDSIIFASANSTSVVQYIGAKTGILHKNVKLHHMPLHEQVLKAKT
- a CDS encoding carbohydrate kinase family protein, whose protein sequence is MTHTLKQLLGNDHPLFVANLVALEKAVGNDGVDAKLLGDIIERGHEVLRSVGLDPADTTGVEAYRALSNIAGNEASRGKLRDTDFVLLLFGDDLVSFNLHDIIENSHHQLKFENRVLGHAQRHLRAEIVRRYAEHDRSNNELVHELAHEIGLKPESDEGHHDIHKEVSKDMSQQVPRVLAVGDIFTDAFIKLNEEVARVDTDPDGSKRISLPLGNKPPYDGVDIVRAVGPSPNAAVSMARLGLEPSLLAFMGDDQVAIDAREYLKSEGVSDELLSLQEGQKSSYYYVLRYGAERTILVKNEDYDYVWKEPTEEPAWIYLSLLSDKSWKLHEDMLKYLHDHPNVKFAFQPGTFHFKWGVEKLKDFYSRSHIVVLNREEAMDITGKPHDPIGELTKAVHDLGPQIVVITDGPNGSFASYDWKLVTIPNYPDPGPPVDRTGAGDAFASTIVAALALGESMDTALTWAPINSMSVVQQIGAQTGLLSREKIMEYLKNAPEDYRVTEIKE
- a CDS encoding LOG family protein, which gives rise to MRYQICVSGAASGETVTASHQLAYDLGKAIADAGKTLLTGATVGLPHYAAQGFVSVKGSKGISIGFSPASSFREHVATYKLPTKEFDYINFTSMEYVGRDVHLVRSSDAVITVGGRMGSLHELATALESRKVCGVLLGSGGLADYVPTLLENVEAPGAKDVIYDTDPARLLSKVIKALDVKYADFKDDGKDSQLANRYSKNG
- the uvrB gene encoding excinuclease ABC subunit UvrB; this encodes MSQKFRLETNYQPTGDQPTAIAQLVKGLENGEHEQTLLGVTGSGKTFTMANIIQNRQTPTLVLAHNKTLAAQLYSEFKAFFPDNEVHYFVSYFDYYQPEAYISSSDTYIEKDSKINDEIDRLRHAATTALLTRRDTIIVASVSCIYGIGNPDDYADMSIHLTTGERRLQDKFVRQLTDIQYQRNDIDFHRGTFRVKGDVVDVFPAGSDVAYRIEFFGDQIDRITRIDPLTGEILGEPNELQIFPSSHYVTPKEKLAFAIEKIKDEFDSRLKWFTDHDKHLEAQRLAQRTKYDIEMLEQTGFVKGIENYSRYLTNREPGEQPATLLDYFPDDWLLLVDESHQSLPQVRGMYNGDRARKEVLVDYGFRLPSALDNRPLRFDEFERHVNQAIYVSATPGDYELAHSPAPAQQIIRPTGLLDPQIVIKPTKGQIDDLIAEIRDRTAKGQRVLVTTLTKRMAEDLSQYLQDLDIKTAYIHSDVDTMERGDILNDLRSGVYDVLVGINLLREGLDLPEVSMVAIMDADKEGFLRSESALIQTIGRAARHIDGTVFLYADKITRSMQAAIDETNRRRSIQEKYNVDHNITPVSIEKEISEGLRAIIPKKADDKPKLDLKKIPKDEYASLIKDLSGQMDLASANLEFEKAAELRDLISEIRSKM